CTTTGGAGGCCAGCATGGCGCCGCTCAGGCGGTAGAAGGAAGCCCCCAGCTGTGAAGCCAGAGAGCGAGTCAGTGTGGTCTTGCCCCCTCCCCTGGGGCCGAACAGCAGGACGGTTCTTGGTGGTCGCATCACCGGGCTGGGCCTCAACGCGGGCCAGAGCAGGTCCTCCTCCAGGGCGGCCTTGACGTGAGTGAGCCCGGCGAGCTCCCCCCAGCCCAGAGCTGGGATGCAGTCTAATAACTCTCCATTGATGTGGTCCAGAATCCGGGGGTCCGGGCTCTTCATAGTGTCAACAGGAGTACATATCGGGGGGCATTTGAGGGCCTGagagcggagctgctgctgggtgaagcCCTGCTCCCCGACTCCATTCTCCCCCGTCATGCCTGCTGGAGGGCTGTACTCCCCCGTCGCCCCAAACTGAGGGGACACCAGGGGCTGCGAGGAGGGCTTGCTGGCCTTGAAGGTTTGAGGGTCTGTGCTGACTGGGCCGCTGAAGCCGTTCCCCCGGCACTCCGTTTTGTCGCTCACGCTGTAAGGGGAGGTGCCGCCCGCCTTTAAGGGATCGTAGCCATACTTCCTGTAGCGAGACCGGTCCCCGCTCTCGTCCTCCTCTACACTCATCTCAAACGCTTTTCTCTTCAACGTCCCTCCAGACTCTGTGCTCTGGTAACTGTAGCTGCCTCCGACCACGGTGGGCCGGGAGGGAACGGCGGTCGGGGCTGCCAGACCCGAGGGCAGGTAGGTGGCAGAAGGATGGCTGTAGCTGGTGGCGAGGCTGGTCTGGGGAGGGTATGTGCTCGGGGGGTAGTTGTAGACGGGGTTGGTGGGGCTGTAGCTGGGCACTAAAGTCGGGGTGGACTGGAGAGAGTGCAGGGAGGCGGGGGGAAGTGCTGCGCTCGGCTGCGGAACGAACCCTGAGGTGAGATAGGTGCCATTGTAGCTGGTGTACTCGCTGGAAccgctgcaggagctgctgccgctgtACCCGGAGTCCGAGAGGTTACTGTTCACCACCGACACGCTGCTCACCCCCGGCGGGCCCGCGGAGGTGGCCGCAGTCTTAGAGCCCGGGAGGCCGTCGTGGCCTCCAGGGGGCACCAGGGGATAGGACGCGTCGGCGCTGTGGCTCAGTGTCCAGGGCTCCAGCTCCGCCTTCTGGCCGTTGAGACCCGCGAAGGCTCCCGGCTCCGGGTAGGCTCCGACGGCGGGGGGCCGGTCGTACGGCGAGTCCAGCACGCCAGCGTACTTCTCGGCGTAGCGCTTCAGCAGGTTGGAGGCCGTGAGGGCGGAGATGTCGTCGTTGGCCCAGGCGTAGTTGTAGGAGCTGCGGGTGCGGCCGGAGTAGAGGTCCGACTTGTGCGCCGGGGAGGAGGTGGTAGAGGAGACATCCAGGTGCTGCTCAGGCCACTGGCTGAGGGGCTGGGCATGCTCTGGGTTCCAGTGCATCTTTAACAAGCCTGACAGAGGAAAAAGACCACAGGAGATCACGTTACGACCTCATTCAGATGGCAAATGCATTGAAAATAAGAAGACAGCAGTACAGCAGTGGCTATGAGATTATTTTGTTAAAGGTAAAACACTTTTATGCAGTCACACATTTCACTTCATGTATATTTACGATTTTCTCACCACTGAACAATATCACATTTTCCTAGGATATtcctgctttttgtgttttcattatgcCAACTTCAGTTCATCTTTATTTCATATGGAACAGGCCTGACATGACTGAAATGAAAGATATTTCAATGTCATGTTTTGGTATTAAAATCGCTCTGATCAAGTAAATATAAACACTTGGACAATTTTGTTTGACTTCATGATTTAGTCAGCTCTTTATGTTAAATTTGTGTCCAGTTAAGCAAATTAGAAAATAATCCTTGAGAATTTAACCCTCGGGTGTTAAAAAGGTGGAAACGAAGCCTCCGGACCAACTGAACAGTTTATTTATCctgagacaagaaaaaaaaagactggaaagtttaaattcaattcaccaaacagcaggaaatTCAAGAGGAAGACTTTACTCatcagttttaaaaagtttacaCAGTTGAGTAACTTAAAGTTTGTGCTCCTttctgtgggtgttttttttttttttttgactctcaTGTGCACAGTGACACATGGTCCGAGCCCCTCCTCTCCAAACAGCCAATGAGAAAATAATGGCCTTTCTTCTGTTTGCAAAGGCatctttttcactgtttccattAAGCACGGCAGCAGAAGGGGGTCGGATTTCCCCAAAGAGCCAGAGGAAggtggagaggaggtggagggagaaacagaaagctgcaggaagaagaaggagggtGAGCGCAGTTCACGAGGTTGGATGTGTTGTTTTGCAGTTTCCCAGCTCGTGTTGGCGGGGCGATGAGATCCCACTACTATTCCCTGTACAGCGAGCATCTGCAGGTCTCCCAGAGGAGCTATTGTTATCTCCTCGTGCATGTTGCTCTGAATGCCTGCTCTCTCCGCCCTGCACCCCCACCTACCACCCACCAATCCACCCACCCACCGTACACCAGAGCTCCAAAGGCCCAGTGGCTGGacacagggagggagggagggagagtgaagtagggtgtgtgtgtgtgtgtgtgtgtgtgtgtgtgtgtgtgtgtgtgtggacagtggtgtggagagagtgagaaagaaagagaaagaaaagggggtGGGTTTGGAAATGCAGCATAGTGTGCTATTCATCAGCACAGTCTCCCATGGAACATTGGGAAAGTGGAATGTGTGTTGGGCTTCAGCACTGGCTGAGGCCTGATTGATCGTCACCCAGTTAACCAGAGGAAGGGCACCAcaacaactaaaaaaagaagatgttTTGTTCCCTAAAATCGGCATTCCGCCCTGGTGTTGTTCTTATTTCTCAGTAAGAGCTGCAGTTAGTTGAAAAACTTGTTAACGCGACAGCATCGTGTCTGCAGCCTCCCTCACTGATACAGAGGAAAATATGTCAGTGTGTTATGGTAATAGAAAGGCTTTTTCATGAAGGGCAGAGCTGCCTCTTGCTGAGGCATTAGCTTGACATTCCACACATAGCTTGGCATTATTGAACTGTCACGATTTACCCCGAGGTGAGGACTACTTCAGCCAGAAACACGGCGGTAAAAAGGAATATGGCAAAAAGGCGTCATTACTGCCCTCAGTGCCTTCCCTTCAGTGGATGCCTGATGATTCATTATTCAtggctgtctctgtgtgtgtgtgtgtgtgtgtgtgtgtgtgtgtgtgtgtgtgtgtgtgtgtgtgtgtgtgtgtggagacaggATTCTTATTGCCGTTTAAATCAAATCTCAATATCCCATCCTGAGGTTCTGCCGCTGCTCTCCCACTTCTCTGACTCGCTCCTAAACTTTGGCCTCTTTCTTTACCCGATTTCCAAACcaaccctgtgtgtgttttcagattatGCCTGTTGTTTATTCAGTCTGATGAGACCGGCAGACCAGATGGCCATTGGATTATCATGTCCTTCATATTCAAATGCACTGCCTTAAGTTCCCAATGGCCAAACCAGTTCAAGTACTTCCCTAAGCTGCAGCAAACCCACATGCTCACACACCCACAGCAGCAAGATGTGCAAAAACATTCTCGCGGTCTGTTcttgtgtagtttttttttttacaaacatgCTGAAGACATCGGGCCTGTCCACACCCAGATGACCACATATTTTTTGTGGCCTGACTTGCAGGTCTTTGTCCGGGCTGCAGAAACCATATATGTCCTGCAGGCCCTTCCCATCTGCAGCCCAACCAGTTTGTGAGCAGCCCCAATAATGGGGcctgtgtgtgacagagatgGATGAGAGCCCAGGGGAGCTCATAAAACCTgcag
The DNA window shown above is from Salarias fasciatus chromosome 20, fSalaFa1.1, whole genome shotgun sequence and carries:
- the fignl2 gene encoding fidgetin-like protein 2 yields the protein MLSPIVPYSLLKMHWNPEHAQPLSQWPEQHLDVSSTTSSPAHKSDLYSGRTRSSYNYAWANDDISALTASNLLKRYAEKYAGVLDSPYDRPPAVGAYPEPGAFAGLNGQKAELEPWTLSHSADASYPLVPPGGHDGLPGSKTAATSAGPPGVSSVSVVNSNLSDSGYSGSSSCSGSSEYTSYNGTYLTSGFVPQPSAALPPASLHSLQSTPTLVPSYSPTNPVYNYPPSTYPPQTSLATSYSHPSATYLPSGLAAPTAVPSRPTVVGGSYSYQSTESGGTLKRKAFEMSVEEDESGDRSRYRKYGYDPLKAGGTSPYSVSDKTECRGNGFSGPVSTDPQTFKASKPSSQPLVSPQFGATGEYSPPAGMTGENGVGEQGFTQQQLRSQALKCPPICTPVDTMKSPDPRILDHINGELLDCIPALGWGELAGLTHVKAALEEDLLWPALRPSPVMRPPRTVLLFGPRGGGKTTLTRSLASQLGASFYRLSGAMLASKGKPEAEHILGSLLQVAAARQPSVVLLSQVEALEEEGLRQVLLTTLEKAQVGTTGLVILVCATGRPDLLQDAVHRSFAKRYHVGLPDGSMRRQVLLQALSPQGCSLSERELSAVLQRTEGFSVWELLQLSQQALSSASSPAGAMHGLAASSKPPDFTDFENAFCKVRPHATTKELDTCIEWSKMYSH